In Setaria italica strain Yugu1 chromosome I, Setaria_italica_v2.0, whole genome shotgun sequence, the genomic window GATAACTAATCAAGATAAAGTTCTTCAAATGCTTCTTCAAGCTCCTTGTCCTCCACCATGTGTTGCAGCCTTGCTTCTGTAGCCTTCCAATCTTTGATGCAGGTCAGCATCTCCACCATTTCAAGCTTTAGCTTCCTTCGCGCTCATCGATGATCCTGCCAGTCATACTAAAAGTGGATTACGAAGATACGGTGGGCACAGGAATAGTTAAAATATCTTTAGCCATAATTAACAGCACTGGatatgtgagtttgtgctgatGCCAGCAGTTCAAGATGTTAAAATCATCATCTAAATGGTTCACAGTGTCACAGTCCAAGTAAGAAACAAGTTTAAAAGCATTAGAAGCTGAAGAACTTGCAGCTTGCAGCAGGGCAGTTGCAGAGGTATTTCTAGCCATGCTTAGAGTAGCAGCTAGAGGATGCATACCACCAGCAGAAccaccaacatcatcatcatcataaattTCATCCCAAGCAGACATTTTCTTACCAGATAGGTTAGGAGGGACAGTCCTGCTCAACCTAACAACACCTCCATATTTCTTCTCAGACTTATTGTAGACATCAGTTAGTCGAGCTCTAGTGCCAACCTGGTAAGTAGTATAATCTATACTAGTAAGGTTATCCAACCTCCTAAGCACTCTACTGAAACCTTTCATTTTAGCTATAGGGTCCAGGATGAATGCAAAAGAATAAAGCAAAGGTATGTTCCTCTAGTATTTATTATATTTATCTATCATAGGTTGAACCACAGGTCTAATGTGACTATCATTAGCATAATTCTTTAGGTGCAAGGCAATCTTAACAAGATAATGAATCATAAGTGGAGATGTAGGATAGTACACATCAGACAATGCAACTGTAGCATCATAAAACAGTTCAAGAAATTTAAGCACTTTTTCTGCCATAGCCTAATGGTCATCATTAAAAGCAACTAATCACCTTCAGCCTAGGATATTGAGCATGCATGAAAGTAATGAATGGGGCCTTACGAGAAAACAAATGCTTAAGCATTAGATATGTAGAATTCCACCTAACTTTCATGTCCAGCTGAATCTTTCTAGGCCTCACATTAGTGGCAATGCAGTAACTTTTATATGCAGCAATTCTCTAGTTAGATAAGTTTAAGAAAGATATTGCAATTATAAATTTTTCAATCAAAGGCTTAAGAGCAGTGAGGGCCTCCTTAACAATCAGATTGATAATATGACATGCACAGCGCTGATGCAAGAACATACAAGTAACTGCATTAAGGGATGCATTGTCTAATTCATCACTATCATCATCTACAACTTCAATACCAAGATATTTAGAAAGAACAGGTCTAAGTCTTTGCATGGCTGATACATTAGATGATGCATTGTCCAAAGTAATAGCAAACACTTTTTTCAGTCAAACCATAATCAGCAAGATGCAACATGATCAGCAATGTTTTGTCCATTGTGGGAACAATCAATAAGCCTAAGACCAAGCACtctcttctctagttgccaatcagAGTTTATGTAGTGAGCAACAACACTAAGATAGTTCTCTTTAGTATTACCAGACCAAATATCAGAGGTTAGACACACACAATTAACACCAGCAGAACTAACAGTCTCAACAAGCTTAGCCTTGCAATCAGTGAAGTATTTCAACATGTCTCTagtggtggtttgcctagagACTGAAACATATTTAGGATTATGAGCAGTTCTAATGTACTCTTCAGATGCATCAAATTCTCCCAAAGAGACAGGAACATCAAGCCTAGCAAGCAATCAAACCAGTTGAGTACGAGCAACAATAAGACAGTACTCCCAATTACGCATACTACCATCAGGATTAAAAGAGATCTGTGACACGCCTCCTAGGGCATTTATCCCTATGCCGGGTGAGGTGACTAGTGCCACCACTAGAGCGCCCAAAGTATTCCTTAGAGCAATGGATGCACTTAGCTCCATACCTGACCTTCTTACCATTCACTATTTTGAAGATCTTCTTAAAATCCAGCCACACTGCCGAGGTAGAGGGACGTGAGCGCTTGCCGCTATTCTCTTCCCCGTCCACTTCTTGATCATCGCAGACATCGATGGGAGGATTGGGAGCTTGAACGTTGTAGCCGAACAGCTCCTCGGTGTCCTCGCACAGGtcatcctcgtcatcatctCCGACCAACCCGCACAACCGCCTCTCTTGGTTGGTACTGACCTCAACCATCTAGTCGTCGGATCCAGCCATCGTCACTCGTCGGCGCCTTGATTCCTCAACAACTTCAGAAAAATAAAGAGTTAGtatagatctagggttagggttagggttagtcGTACCTTCACAGCCGGAGCACTAGAGTCACCGGCGACGTCGACGAAGCACGGATCTGGCAAGGTCGACGACGATGACACGGAGATGACTAGTAGGATGAGGCTACAACGACGAAGCGAGATCAAGATGAGGGGTATACATGGCCGTGCCGTGTGCCAGTGCCGGCCAGCGGTGGCTCAAGAGGCCACCGGAGAGCGAGAAGAAGATAGGAGGTCGGAggcgagagaggagaggagagtcGACGTCGCTGCGTCGCAAAGAAGAGAGCTAGAGAGGAGAGcgagacgagagagagagagcgacgATGCGGCGGTGAAAATGAATTAGGGTTACGGGGTGACGGGGGCGAGGGCGCTGCGGCCGGTTATATACCCCTCCCCCTCCAATGGGCAGATCCAACGGTCGATAGGAGTAGGGGAGGGGCATCAACGGCTTGGAGCGGGGAAGCAGTGCCGGCCCATTAACCATGTCGTGCCTGGGCTGGCACTGCGGGCCGACATGGCGGCCCAGGCACGGCACTATGACCGGGCCGTGCCAGGCATTGGCATGATTGGAGTCAGGCCGACATTCGTGGGTCGTGCTTCTTAGTGTCGTGCCAGTGCTGGCCCATAGTGCCCATGCCAGATGGCCAGCTATATGTACTCCGACCCGTCGAACCACGTGTTCCTCGGCTCAGTGGATGGTGATGTTCTTGTTGCCGTGGTTGTAGACGTTGACAACGACGACGTCGCCCTTGCGTGCGTAGATGGTCAGACCGGGGAACTTTCCGTTCACAGTGAGGATGGTCTTCTTGTGGCAAAGCCGACTGACCTTAGTCTCCTTTATCCGCATCACATCACACAAAGGCTTTAGTTGTCTTCGTCAATGCATGTATTAGGCTAGTCTGGATGAAAAATTTTATAGGAGTAGTTTCATCAAATATGAGAGTAGTTTCATCCCTATGACATCCAGCAAGTACACTTACCAAATTCTCAATCTTGGTAACTGTCTATGAAACTGTGCATCGAAACCGGCCTTAGTGGCCCTCGAGAAACTGAAATAGATGCGCagttttggggggggggggggagctaATTCCAAGTATGGCCTAAAAAATAAGAGCTTGTAAATACATCGATCGACGATCGACTTACAAAGAAATCGTAGTGATTTGCTCTGGAGGCCTGGGCGGGATTAACTGCAACTCCAAAGGTTAGCACCACACCTAGCAGTAACTAGCAATTCATCAGTGCCATCTTATCTGCACCCATCGTCAGGCGTCGCCGGATCCGATACTCAATTTTAGGAAATGAAGAAGCTCTTCtatgtatatatgcatgtgTGTGCGAGACTCTGCTCGAGCAAATCCTTGACGTGTCTATATATTAGCAACAGCAAGCTCGTGTGCTTAGCCTTGCAGCGCTCATTGCTGCGATCGTTAGTTGATGCTCATCTGACAGAGATGCAGCAGGCGTTTTGTAGGAAACGAAACGCGCAAGCCGACGTTGCATGCTCCCAAAGTATACCTAAACTACGTACCCGGCCGGTTGTCTTGTCTAGCGTAGACACTCTTGCCTCGTTTTAAtcttcttctccggcggcggcgacaaatGGTGGCTCCACGAAGCCTCGTACACCTGAAATGCCTCCATGGCCAGGCCAAGCCGGCTACAAAATGGACAgtggcgcggccgcgcgggcgcgTGACGAGAACCGGCACGATGGCGACACTTCGCAGTTCACAGTTAGCTTAGATTGAGCTGGCGTGCATATTCACCTGAAACGGGTCAAGGTCTCAAGGAGCTTGAGTTCTCGAAGCACGTGGCGTGCATGGAGGAGTTACGAGCGCGGATACAGGCATAACAAAGGATATCGTCTGTTTCCCTGTTGAGTGCTATACAGAGCTAAATTAGGGGTAGCTTAGTTTATTTAGTACCTGATTCCGAATTAGGACCTGGCTAACTATACAGACAACAAGCATATATCTCTTCCTCGATGCGAACCATTTTGAATAAGACTGGGAAGGATCCTCATAGTTTTCCATTTTAATCATACTGTTCAAAGGAACATTTCAACTCTCCAACCAAAAGTCTTCCAAAAGGAAAGACCGGGCACCCGAGAATTCACAAGATTCGGCCCATATTCTGGCACCTTTGCCGGCCCAGCACGGCACCCCAGGGCCCATCTTGCTGCATACCAAGCGCCACCGCCTGAACCGTCCACGCAGAATCCAACGGAAGCACAACGATTTGGTTTCTCTGAGGAGAGCACGTTTAGTCCCGCCTCGGCGCCGCAAGCAGACGCGGGCGGACGAAGCGCCTATATAACAAAGCCCTCGGTCAACCTTTCTCCATACTTACCTGGACGGGGTCGATGGGCGATCATGAAGGCCCATGGCCTAGATCAGTGGCCCACATTGCACTTGGTGGGTGCGCTGGTCTACCATCTCCCCAAGTGGGAGAGTGGACGTCATAATTTGTGGTAGAGGGGGTACGCGTTCGCGCGGCCCCCGCCAATCTCAAGAAATTAAACTTTGGTCCATGAACTTATCTGAGGTATTTTCAGTTTGGTCCTGCTTTCGGATTTGTGCATTGCTTGCGGGATATCTCGAGCTTGCTGCGTAGTGCGGCTTCATGGGCCGCAAAGCGAAACGATCTTTCTTGGTTTGGGCCCAAAGCACGTTCTTCTACTGTCCTTTTATCTTAAGACGCAAAACTAACTTTTTCCAAGATTGCCTTGCGTGCAAATTAAATCATTTAAGTGATACAACCATTGTCTCTTTGTATACAAAAATACGGAATAAAACACATGACATTAATTGAGTGAATTCATCTAAACAATCTATTACACCAATTAAAAGATGTATATCTATGTAGTTAATTGTTGTTTTTGAAACATAGTAGCACATGCAAACTCCTATGGACGCATACGGATGACTAAGCTGACAACTCGAGATCGATGAAGTCATCAGTAACGTTGCTCTTGGCGGACATTTCCATGTATGtctgaaaaaaaattatcgACACAGACACACACTTGGATGTGAAAAGTGGATATACATTTTCTTTTTGAGACTGAGAAAAGTGGACATACATTTCAAATAGACTTGAGCACATGGCATGACCCAGCCCGAGTTCAGTTTGGATCTGCCTGCAAGGCCCGCCTAACAAGCATTGGGCCAGGCTTGGCTAGTAAGCCATAAATGGAGTTGGTTTTGCGATCCATAAAATTAACCAGCAACCATCGTCCGTCATCATTATCACCAGGGGAAAAACAAACTTACCCCCGCGTCGCTCCCCACGGGCAACACGGGCGGCACCCCCAGTCGCTGCCGACAACCCACCTCACCGCCTCTCGTCCCTACCTCGGCAGCCGTCGCCGAAGGAGGTCGCCGGAAGCCCATCTGGCTcccaaggacggcggcggcagggcatACCGGCAGCTCCTGAGGACAGCAGCGGGGCGGGATGGCGCTAGGTGCTAGGCAGCGCGGATCCGGCTCCACCGTGAGCAGATCCGGTCTccccgcccccggatccgccgtcCCCGACCAATTCCGGGGTGGCGTGGAGAAGCGGCCGTGCGGGGCCGGCGAGAAGGAGCTGGGGCGCACGGAGGGCCCAGGcctgaggacgaggaggacgtgGTAGCGGCTGCGAGGAGGAGGGACCGTGACGACGGCAAGAgaagcggtggtggtggctacACCGGACGACAGTCGTCTGACGCGTCTTCGTCGTCGGACTCCAGCAGCAACTTCCGACCTGACGAGGCATGCGGAGGCCTCGCCGTCTGGCGGGGGATCGTTGGGCCTAGGCACCGATGGAGGGTCTAGGCCACGGTGGCCGAGCCGACGGCGATGGCACGACGGACGGGGACAACGTGGAGGTGATGAGGCGCCGCGTGGGGGAAGGAGAGGATTGGCCGACAGCGGAATACAGACAGAGGTCGGTGCGTGGCTCCACGGTGTCAGCGCGAAGGAGGTTGAGCGGCGCAGCTCGTGGAGGCTGGCCACAGGCACGGAGGGAGGTGGCGCCGAGCGGGGGAAGGAGAGGACTGGCcagcggcggaggatggagggcGGCTGGTCTGGTGCGTGGTTGCACGGCGTCAGCGCGATGGCGGCCGAGTGGGGCGAGTGATAGGCCGGGGCACAATAGCTTCTGTGCCTtcaacggcggcggcatggtGTCGCGACTGGGGTGGCCTGTGCAAGGTGTACCAGCGACGCCATGGAGGTGCAGCAGGAACACCTGGCGCAGGGCGTGCTGGTAGCACCGAGCTGGTGCTGCGGGCGTCGTCGGGCCACCTCCCCTCGGTTGAGGAGTTGCAGAGGCAGTGATAGGAGAGGAAGGCAGCTGAGCTCTGGTGGAGCCCGCGCGACATGGATGAGGCTGTGAGGAGTGGGGGCCCGGTGTGCTGCGCGTCACAGCGGCGGCGAGCAAGCGAAGGCGAAGGTACGATGGCGTGGTGcgtggaggtgcggcggcgatgCTGCCCCAAATGGGCTGCTGCGACGATGGTTCGGGAGTGCCGAGCCGTAAGCGTGCAGCGAGGGGTTGGGATGCTCAGGGCAAAAACCCTCGCCGACATttgctggtggagatgacggcggCACCCTAGGGCATCGTTCTCCCCGTTGAGGGCGTCATGCCTGAGCTACAATCCTGCTGCACGGGGTactctgggtgaaaaccctgtccagacCTTGGACGAGCGACGGCGGCACCATTAGCATCGTGCCCTCTTTGGAGGtgtcgtctctagagacccatctcggTTTGTGACATTGATGGTCCGTTGGTCATGGGCGGCCATAGCTGGTGGCAGCACTTCCGCCGCGTGGCAAGCTGGACGGATGTTGTCGAGGTCATGTGGAGGCGATCGCAGGTAGGACGGCGGTCAGGGGTTGTCGTATGGTTGTCGgttttggctgcttgcagcggaccgcgacGACTGGCGTTTCTTGGCAACAGTCAATGCGACGTGGGACTACGTCAGAGGATGGCGCTTGCGGTAACAGCATCATGGgacaactaggcttgcagcggatcgCGGCGGGTTGCTTAGCTTGACTGAGCTACCCGGTGAGGTACATTgtcggaagacggcgcaagcaACTTCTCTGGTTTGCTGACTTGGTGGCGGATGCTTTAGCGCGGGCGAAGCAACGAGGCCAAGTCGacttgcggcggcggcttggttgATCGATGGAGATCTAGTGGACCGGGGCAGcattgctcaccactctgaCGGCGACAAAAGAAACAGATCCATGACGTGGAGTACCGTGGCGGGAGAGGCGAGGCCCCCGCGTATGGTGTTTCTTTGAGGCGatgagagcgaggtggagtccaacggcgaaTGTGGCGAGACCCCCGCGCGTTGTGTTATcatggtggcgactgcgaggcaacTTGCAagaggtccggattcggtggtTTCACTTCGTCAGGTGGAGGATGGTTTTGCAGGGGCACTGCAGCGGAGGGTCCCGCATGGTGGTGCCCTTTTCGGTGCGGTGCAGTCTGCTTCTATCGGTCCCTGTCGACACAGGACCACGCCTGGAGGTTTTCATGAGCGcgaatgttggtgggtgccacCGTGGAGGGTAGAGTGGGGAGACCATTTGAGTTGAGTAGTGacccgtgttgatgtcccaatccaaccgggtgagtctttttttatttttttcttttcttttcttgcctATGACATCCCAGGGTTGTAGTCCTGTATTTCctgctatatcaatgaaacacgCACAAGATAGTGCGtcgttctttaaaaaaaatcaacaccTAGGCATCCCTGGTGGCGGTGGCATCATCTTTTCCTCCGCTCCATTCCCATCCTTCACGATCAGCACGGTGTCCATTTCCCATACCATGTGCAGCTCGAAATGGGAGTGCATGAACCACACACCTACGACAACATGAGCAACACAAAATAGTGGCCATGAGAACTGAAACTTGGCGTACGTAGAAAACGGGCAAACGGCAGCCATGGACGCACCAGGATTTGTGGCACGGAAACGGATCGCCGACCACCCGCCCCTGGGCACCACCACCGTGTTCTGGTACGGTGGGTCGACCAAGTTGTAGCCGGCCGGGTCCCTGTCCCCGTCGAAGTTGCCAGGCCCGGTTCCCACCACGTAGAAGCTGAACCCGTGCAGGTGGATGGGGTTGCTCTCGGCGCCGAGGATCGCCGTGTTCTGgagcaccacctccaccaccgtgCCGTACTCCAGCACCTTCATCCTCGTACTGCGCGCCGTCAGCCTGAGCTCCGGCGGGAGGTTGTCGGCCGTGAAGTTGAACAGCAGCGGTGGGGTGCTGGGGAACTCCGCCCCCGGCACGCCGCCGGCCTTGCGCGAGCGGTGGTGGTAGTACGCGCCGAGGATGTTCGTGTCACGCGGGGCCTCGAAGCTCACGTTGTTCAGGCTCGCCGCGAGGCGGTTGCCGCGGGGGCCCTGGCAGTGCTCGTCCGGCGCGCACGCGATCTCGTTCACCGCGATGGTGACGAGCATGCGCTCGTCCACGCGCCGAGGCACGCGCGCCGGGTGCGCGGCGCTGGCGAGGGACCGGAGCCGCGGCGCTGTCGTTGGTGGCCGGAAGGGTGGGGAAGTCGGGGTTCACCCAACCTGTCGGCGGCGCGGTGTCGGTGTACTCCagcacggcggtggcggtgctgtTGTCGAGGAGAACGAGCGGGTTGGTCGACAACGGCCGCGCAGTCATGTAGTACCGGGTGTTCCGGAGGAGGGCGCGGTCGGCTCTGAGCAGCGCGGTCACGGTCTGGCCCGGCGCGATGAAGACGTGGTCGACGGTGAACGGCTTCACGTAGGACGCGTCGGTCCCGACCACGGTGAGGCGGTGCCCGGCGACGCCGAAGAAGAACTCGTTGGCCAGCGCCGCGTTGATGAGACGGAGCGTGTACGTCTTGCCGTGCTCGACGGACAGCGTGAACGTGCCGTCCCTCGAGCACGGGAACAGGTCACCGGGCTGGCTGTTGATGGTGTTCGCGTCAGATGGCTGGAACTCGCCGCCGGTGTGAAGCGCGTCGGCGAGCAATTGCCGGACATCGCCCTTCCACCACTCACCTATGCAAACCAATCGAACATTACTGATCAAAATAGCGCGTTGCAAGACCAGGCAAGGCATGCGCGCCTCCTAGCAATGTCAGTTACTAGTAGTTACCTAGGATGATTGGTATCTCCCTGTGCGGCTTCTGGAAGGGGTAGGCACTGCCGCGCCAGGGGCGGATGACGATGGCACCGTGCACAGTGGCGCGGTCGAAGTCGCTGTGCGCGTGCCACTAGAGCGTGCCCTCCTCCTCGGAGGATGATCCGGTAGGCGAAGCTGGCGCCGGGCTGGATGGGGCACTGCATGATGAACTCCGGCCCGTCGGACCACGGGTTCCGCGGCTGGTCGACGCCGTGCCAGTGGAGGGTGATGTTCTTGTCGCCCTGGTTGTGAACGTCGACGGTGACGACGTCGCCCTTGCGCGCGTTCACGGTGAGGATGCTCTTCCGGTGGCAGAGCCTGGTGTAGTCAGCTTTCTTTATCTGCAGACCAAAGTTTTATCCGTGCAACATCTGGTAAATTGTGAATATCCGTGCTAGTTTTATTAGTattactagcagaaatgcccgtgcgttgctacgggtaacATAAAACATAAGTTTCTTCTTCATCAGTAACTTGAGCATATGATTTTGCCTTCTTTCCCACCCCTCGACGTAGTTCTCCCAACATATGAATCATAAGTTTTGGCGATAAAAGCAGCCGGTTCCATTTAAGAGCACATATTCTACTTTTCAAAGATGTATGGTCATTGATTGCATTACCAATAAAAACATTGTTCTTATCATATCaaaattttgtaaaaataaaacaatatgaTGTAAAACATAGCTTCTATTATTATGAATTTTCAAGCTTAATCAAACTCCTCCAGCATCAACATGAGAACAGGTTGCAACAGCTGCCAATCCAGCATTAGGATCCTATCCATCGAAGTTCGCAATGTTAAAACGGGAACAAGAGTTCCATCATACATCAAGTTTGAATATAGTCAATTTACTTTCACATCCAAGCAACGCAGAATCTGAGAGGTGTCAAAGAACTTACTTTCACCTCTCAGGTACTAAATCCTAGCATGCTTTCTAATGTAAGGGGAAAAACAACAACAGTATCTGAGAGGTGTCAAAGACTTACACACCACTGGCCAGAATATGTTAACGCAGGAAGCTAGTGCTGATTCATCAAACCTTTTTATATATACACATGCACATCAAATGAGAGTTCTATTTGAAGTGCCCAACCCTGACCTAGCTTAGGTCAAAGAATGTATCATTGAGAAGGTTTCATTGCAGCTGTATCTATACAACCTAAAATATTGACTATTCTCAAAAACATTCTATATGAACAGGTTGCTACTTTTTTTTATCAGACAAGCAACATATGTAGCTACACTTGATCAGTACCACTTGAGAACATTAGGTAAAAAATGTTAGCTACAAGCATAGTATTAGAACATCACCTCATAGTGAGTGAGTGTTAGATAAGTACAGATTCATCACCTTAAGTCGACTGGCGAAACTAATTGAAGTGCAGCTACATTTCTCGTAGTACAACAGACGACACCTCACTGCACATTAATATAATGTTGTAGCAACCTGAGAATTGAACATAGTCAATTAATAAAGAAAAAGATTTGGCATTAGCATGTTATGGCACATTCGCTCTAACTCTCAAAAGTTCACAGTTCAGCTCAGAAAGATCAAATGGTGTTAACTAACCTTCATTTGCAGTTTGTGGTTTTCAAATGACAACCAGTATTCCTAACGCAATAAACAGCTCCTTCAAAGATATCAATGTTCCACATATCTGCGGAGGAGAAGTCTCTGCAATATAAAGTGGGGCACCATGCATTGCCTGGCACATAGCACCATAATGGTTCAGTGGCATAACACCAAATGTTTTAGGACAGTATTGGTCTGTAAACTCTCCCAAACCCCTAGCTAAATATTCATATGCTCCTTTGCAACTGTAATGATCTTCAATTGCTACTAATCCCATTTTAACAAAGCATGGAACCATGGAAATTTTGATGCTTGTGGATGTTGAAAGTTGGTGTCAAAAAGGCTTGGGTAAAGTGCTACACGCAATGTAACCACCCCAGAAATTAAAGaagaaaattatattaaatatCTTAGCAATACAACCAGCTTGATTTTGCGGCGTACCAGTGAATATGTTCACTACCCCATTATTGGAATATCAGAATAATCAAGTGCAGGAATGTTTTATATCTACTTATTCCATAATTAGTTATATCAGAACATGATCATCAAGCTACAGTAACATCAATTAGTTTTGCTACTTCACACTTCAGTAAATGATTAGCATATCAGAAAACTATAATGAGACATCATGacattataagtttataacaaTTTTGTCAGGTTACTCAGCTTGAGTGAATGTACTTATCATCCCCAGAAAATCTTTTTTATATGCATTCGTaaattagatttttttcaaTAACAGTAACATGGGATCATcttagggaggaagaagatttgTGCCTGCAGGTACTCACCAAACCAATACCAATCCCATAAAGGATACGACCTATGATTAGACCTACAAAATTAGGGGCAAATCCAGTGACCAAAGCACCAAGAATATATAGTGCAGCTGCGGTGACCAATTCTATTCTCCTTCCTGTATCAAGATGGTAGAAGTTATTCACCCCCTTATCAAACAAGTATGGTGAGGACAATTAAATTGGTTTAGCTTTTCAGTTCACCTAGAAAATCTGCAATGCGGTGTGTGAGAATAGAGCCACCAAGAGCTCCATAAAGTGAACCACTTGCCTgaataaaaggaaaaggaaactcATTTGGATCTTGATAATTGATATGAAAAGGGAGATACGAGAGCTTAGGAATCACAGAAATTTGGATTACCACAAGGCCTAGTTGCACAGATGACCGGTTGAACCAAGTGGTGCCACTGAGATCAGCAGACTGAAGAAGAATACACCCAGTGGCAGTGAGACTGTATGTCAGCTAGAGGAAATTCCAGAAAAAACCAAAACGGGGACTAACTTGTACAGAGATTGTTGCTCCAGAGGTTGCACCAATGTCATAGCCGAAAAGGAGACCGCCCAATGCAGGGAACAAGAACCTAGGTTCCGAACAGTGATGTATCAGTACTGCAAGGCTGCAATCTGATTAGGCTTCCTGATTACCccattttatttgtttattctCGAAACTCTACACCAAGAAGCATTGCTATGGCAAGCATCAGTCTGTACAGAAATATTAAACAGATCCTAGATTACTCTGCATCATCATACATTCTATGACTTCTCCATGTTGAAGCATCACAGTTTAAACAGTCTATGCAGTGAAGGATCACAATTTAATCGGTTGCTTCAAACATAACGTGTGCAAGGTCGAATCAGACCAGAAATGCATCCTTTCTAATTTCAACACCTACCCCGCATTCCAGACAATCTCCAAATGCTAAAATTCGAGAGGTGTCTGACAGATAGCTTACCAGAGTATGACGGGTGCCCACGAGAAGGCCGCATCCCCCTCCATGGC contains:
- the LOC101771926 gene encoding D-xylose-proton symporter-like 3, chloroplastic is translated as MRRARAMLGVAPPWRGMRPSRGHPSYSVLIHHCSEPRFLFPALGGLLFGYDIGATSGATISVQSADLSGTTWFNRSSVQLGLVASGSLYGALGGSILTHRIADFLGRRIELVTAAALYILGALVTGFAPNFVGLIIGRILYGIGIGLAMHGAPLYIAETSPPQICGTLISLKELFIALGILVVI